One Lujinxingia sediminis DNA window includes the following coding sequences:
- the coaBC gene encoding bifunctional phosphopantothenoylcysteine decarboxylase/phosphopantothenate--cysteine ligase CoaBC: protein MKGGGRRSEATVALKVVLGVSGGIAAYKACELVRALVKRGDEVRVVMTRNAQEFVTPLTFQALTQQPVGVATFDAGYEAQIGHIELARWADVVLLAPATANTIAKMAQGMADDLLTTVLLATRAPVVVAPAMNTQMYLHPRVQANLETLRQTERHLVIEPDAGELACGEVGAGRLPDPPVILAELDRAFSPQRLKGKRVLLSAGPTREAIDAARFLSNPSSGRMGYALAAAARQLGAEVTLVSGPTALATPYGVTRVDVVSAAQMHREVMARAASVDVAMMVAAVADWRPAHPSDKKVPKSQMAATLELERNPDILADLGERYGHGRQGDGDERRPLVVGFAAESHDVIERARSKCARKGAHAIVANRIGGPTSTFGAESATVHLLAGEDEPQTFSGTKTEVARALWEALAGHLQR from the coding sequence ATGAAGGGCGGTGGACGGCGAAGTGAGGCGACTGTGGCGTTGAAGGTGGTGCTGGGCGTAAGCGGCGGAATCGCGGCCTATAAGGCCTGCGAGCTTGTGCGGGCGTTGGTCAAACGCGGCGACGAGGTGCGCGTGGTGATGACGCGTAACGCGCAGGAGTTTGTCACCCCATTGACCTTTCAGGCGCTGACGCAGCAGCCGGTGGGCGTGGCCACCTTTGATGCGGGGTATGAGGCGCAGATCGGCCATATTGAGCTCGCGCGTTGGGCCGATGTGGTGCTGCTCGCGCCGGCCACGGCCAACACCATTGCGAAGATGGCCCAGGGGATGGCCGATGATCTTCTGACGACGGTGCTTCTGGCCACGCGAGCGCCGGTGGTGGTGGCGCCGGCGATGAATACGCAGATGTACCTGCACCCCCGGGTGCAGGCGAACCTGGAGACGTTGCGCCAGACCGAGCGTCATCTGGTGATTGAGCCGGATGCCGGCGAACTTGCGTGTGGGGAGGTCGGCGCCGGGAGGTTGCCGGATCCGCCGGTGATTTTGGCGGAGCTCGATCGGGCGTTTTCCCCGCAACGTCTCAAGGGGAAGCGCGTGCTTTTGAGCGCTGGACCGACCCGCGAGGCGATCGACGCCGCACGTTTTCTGTCAAACCCGTCGAGCGGCAGGATGGGGTATGCGTTGGCCGCCGCTGCCCGCCAGCTGGGCGCGGAGGTGACGCTGGTCAGCGGCCCTACAGCTCTGGCGACGCCCTACGGAGTGACGCGCGTCGATGTGGTGAGCGCCGCGCAGATGCATCGGGAGGTGATGGCGCGCGCAGCCTCGGTGGATGTGGCGATGATGGTCGCAGCGGTCGCGGACTGGCGGCCGGCCCACCCGAGTGACAAAAAGGTGCCCAAGTCGCAGATGGCTGCCACGCTTGAGCTGGAGCGCAACCCGGACATCCTGGCCGATCTTGGCGAGCGATATGGCCATGGACGTCAGGGCGACGGTGACGAGCGTAGGCCGCTGGTGGTGGGGTTTGCCGCCGAGAGCCACGATGTGATCGAGCGAGCCCGCTCCAAGTGCGCCCGCAAGGGCGCGCACGCCATTGTGGCCAATCGTATCGGCGGGCCCACCAGCACCTTCGGGGCCGAGAGCGCCACGGTGCATCTTCTGGCTGGCGAGGACGAGCCGCAAACCTTCAGCGGCACCAAAACCGAGGTCGCCCGCGCGCTGTGGGAGGCACTCGCAGGGCATCTTCAACGTTGA
- a CDS encoding AAA family ATPase, translating to MSTKLSTRLTALLCALAIAVPAASAFAATPDASATIACGDHGGDDDDDSTFAEDDDGDDDDDEEIACDGDDGDDDDSTFAEGDDDGDDDGDDEEIACDGDDDGDDDDSTFAEGDDDGDDDGDDEELFFAEGDDDGDDDGDDEELFFAEGDDDGDDDGDDEELFFAEGDDDGDDDGDDEELFFAEGDDDGDDDGDDEELFFAEGDDDGDDDGDDEELFFAEGDDDGDDDGDDEELFFAEGDDDGDDDGDDEELV from the coding sequence ATGTCTACCAAGCTCTCGACTCGCCTGACCGCCCTCCTCTGCGCCCTCGCCATAGCTGTACCGGCCGCCTCGGCCTTCGCCGCAACCCCCGACGCTTCCGCCACCATCGCCTGCGGCGACCACGGCGGGGACGATGACGACGACTCGACCTTCGCCGAAGACGACGACGGCGATGACGACGACGACGAAGAAATCGCCTGTGATGGCGACGACGGCGACGACGACGATTCGACCTTCGCTGAAGGCGATGACGACGGCGACGATGACGGCGACGACGAAGAGATCGCCTGTGATGGCGACGACGACGGCGACGACGACGATTCGACCTTCGCTGAAGGCGATGACGACGGCGACGATGACGGCGACGACGAAGAACTCTTCTTCGCCGAAGGCGATGACGACGGCGACGATGACGGCGACGACGAAGAACTCTTCTTCGCTGAAGGCGATGACGACGGCGACGATGACGGCGACGACGAAGAACTTTTCTTCGCCGAAGGCGATGACGACGGCGACGATGACGGCGACGACGAAGAACTCTTCTTCGCCGAAGGCGATGACGACGGCGACGATGACGGCGACGACGAAGAGCTCTTCTTCGCCGAAGGCGATGACGACGGCGACGATGACGGCGACGACGAAGAGCTCTTCTTCGCCGAAGGCGATGACGACGGCGACGATGACGGCGATGACGAAGAACTCTTCTTCGCCGAAGGCGATGACGACGGCGACGATGACGGCGATGACGAAGAGCTCGTCTAA
- a CDS encoding uracil-DNA glycosylase family protein has protein sequence MTKRAYVKALVGDLRRYLQWQQAQGVIGSSPASEADRAAFEVFKEARQERQLATMRANLGSGSSSSGPLRSPDREVSRPGPSRSQPAAAGPQRPELQGTGPSPSSQPQRPSFNEAPAPTSAPSAPTAGGNSDAGAPIWAQLGARTMPTFRGGASGPERGAASPARDAHTNDRRASSTSSGPSQHRAPAKPSSSSSPPVSLNDEPPPYDDYDGPMYDEVAYEDYSHEAFAPVDAPAPRATPAQNRPTQNRSAQKSAASMTPAEKIDFLQNYLGSCRRCGLCESRTQIVFGQGNPTARLMFIGDAPAGDDDRAGRPFAGASGELLNGMIKAMGLSREQVYIANVVKCRPAGDRRPQAGEVSECLPFLKKQIEVVQPEIIVALGGFATLALLGQAARRPEVRGSWQTFEGIALLPTFHPDDLLRDGSKKRPAWEDLQKVMKRLG, from the coding sequence ATGACGAAACGAGCGTACGTCAAAGCCCTGGTCGGGGATCTTCGCCGCTACCTGCAATGGCAGCAGGCCCAGGGTGTGATCGGGTCGAGCCCGGCGTCGGAAGCCGATCGCGCCGCGTTTGAGGTTTTTAAGGAAGCGCGCCAGGAGCGTCAGCTTGCGACGATGCGCGCAAACCTGGGCTCAGGCTCCTCGTCTTCGGGCCCCTTGCGCTCGCCAGATCGTGAGGTTTCTCGGCCAGGTCCGTCTCGCTCCCAACCCGCGGCAGCAGGGCCGCAGAGGCCCGAGCTGCAGGGGACGGGGCCTTCGCCCTCCTCGCAGCCTCAGCGGCCTTCGTTCAACGAGGCACCGGCGCCCACATCCGCGCCTTCGGCCCCCACCGCCGGGGGTAACTCCGACGCCGGCGCTCCGATCTGGGCGCAGCTCGGCGCCCGCACCATGCCCACCTTCCGTGGCGGCGCAAGCGGACCGGAACGCGGCGCGGCATCGCCCGCCCGGGACGCGCACACTAATGATCGCCGTGCCTCGTCGACGTCGTCCGGCCCCTCGCAACACCGAGCCCCCGCTAAGCCTTCGTCCTCGTCCTCGCCGCCGGTCTCGCTCAACGACGAGCCGCCTCCTTACGACGATTATGACGGTCCCATGTACGATGAGGTTGCCTACGAGGACTACTCCCACGAGGCTTTTGCCCCGGTCGACGCACCCGCTCCACGTGCCACTCCCGCACAGAACAGGCCCACACAGAACAGGTCTGCGCAGAAGTCGGCCGCGTCGATGACGCCGGCCGAGAAGATCGACTTTTTGCAAAACTACCTCGGTAGCTGCCGCCGCTGCGGCCTCTGCGAGTCCCGCACGCAGATCGTCTTTGGTCAGGGTAACCCCACCGCGCGCCTGATGTTCATTGGCGACGCGCCCGCCGGCGACGATGACCGCGCCGGTCGTCCCTTCGCCGGCGCTTCGGGCGAGCTGCTGAACGGTATGATCAAAGCGATGGGGCTCTCGCGGGAGCAGGTCTACATCGCCAACGTCGTCAAATGTCGCCCCGCGGGCGATCGGCGGCCGCAGGCCGGCGAAGTCAGCGAGTGCCTGCCCTTCTTGAAAAAGCAGATCGAGGTGGTGCAGCCCGAGATCATCGTGGCGCTGGGCGGCTTTGCCACCCTGGCGCTCCTCGGCCAGGCGGCGCGTCGCCCGGAGGTGCGCGGGAGCTGGCAGACTTTCGAGGGCATCGCGCTCTTGCCCACCTTTCATCCCGACGATCTGCTGCGTGATGGAAGCAAAAAGCGCCCGGCCTGGGAGGACCTGCAAAAGGTAATGAAGCGTCTGGGGTAA
- the clpX gene encoding ATP-dependent Clp protease ATP-binding subunit ClpX, translating to MKTTDSESKVRCSFCGKEARDVQKLIAGPKVHICDECVSLCREIIEEDRHREPEKKKELKEMRPSQIKTFLDEHIVGQDRAKRALSVAVYNHYKRIRSAELEAAGAEPHEEDEGVELTKGNILLIGPTGSGKTLMAQSLAKKLDVPFTIADATSLTEAGYVGEDVENVVKNLWLAADRDVERASRGIVCIDEIDKISRRGDSPSSTRDVGGEGVQQALLKMVESSRVMITPEGSRNRPQQEFIQVDTGNILFIASGSFQGLTDIIARRIGKSQMGFGADFSKRLESSNDLLRHVRPEDVVKFGMIPEFVGRFPVIVAFDELSEDMLVEILWKPKNSLVKQYQKLFELENVKLRFNQDAMVAIVREAIKRKTGARGLRAIIEEVMLDIMYELPSLENVRECVITEESVLHREKPMLVYEKQSA from the coding sequence ATGAAGACCACAGATTCTGAAAGCAAGGTGCGCTGCTCCTTCTGCGGTAAAGAGGCCCGCGATGTGCAGAAGCTCATCGCCGGACCCAAGGTGCATATCTGCGATGAGTGCGTCTCCCTCTGCCGCGAGATCATCGAGGAAGACCGTCACCGCGAGCCCGAGAAGAAGAAAGAGCTCAAGGAGATGCGCCCCTCCCAGATCAAGACCTTCCTCGACGAGCATATCGTCGGGCAGGATCGCGCCAAGCGTGCGCTCTCAGTGGCGGTGTACAACCACTACAAGCGCATCCGCAGCGCGGAGCTGGAGGCCGCCGGTGCCGAGCCCCACGAAGAAGATGAGGGCGTGGAGCTGACCAAGGGCAACATCCTGCTCATCGGTCCTACCGGCAGCGGCAAGACCCTGATGGCACAGTCGCTGGCCAAGAAGCTCGACGTGCCCTTCACCATCGCCGACGCCACCAGCCTCACCGAGGCCGGCTACGTGGGCGAAGACGTTGAAAACGTCGTCAAAAACCTCTGGCTCGCCGCCGACCGCGATGTCGAGCGCGCCAGCCGCGGGATCGTCTGCATCGACGAGATCGACAAGATCAGCCGTCGCGGCGATAGCCCCTCCTCCACCCGCGATGTGGGCGGTGAGGGCGTGCAGCAGGCCCTCTTGAAGATGGTGGAATCCTCGCGCGTGATGATCACCCCGGAGGGCTCGCGCAATCGGCCGCAGCAGGAGTTCATTCAGGTCGACACCGGCAATATCCTCTTCATTGCCAGCGGCTCCTTCCAGGGCCTGACCGACATCATCGCCCGACGCATCGGCAAGAGCCAGATGGGCTTTGGTGCCGACTTCTCCAAGCGCCTGGAGAGCAGCAACGATTTGCTGCGCCATGTGCGCCCCGAAGATGTGGTGAAGTTCGGGATGATCCCTGAGTTCGTGGGCCGTTTCCCGGTGATCGTGGCCTTTGACGAACTCAGCGAAGATATGCTCGTCGAGATCCTCTGGAAGCCCAAAAACAGCCTGGTCAAGCAGTACCAGAAGTTGTTTGAACTCGAGAACGTCAAGCTGCGCTTCAACCAGGACGCGATGGTGGCGATCGTGCGCGAGGCGATCAAGCGCAAGACCGGCGCCCGCGGGCTGCGCGCGATCATCGAGGAGGTTATGCTCGATATCATGTACGAGCTGCCCAGCCTGGAGAACGTGCGCGAGTGCGTGATTACCGAAGAGAGCGTGCTGCATCGCGAGAAGCCGATGTTGGTCTACGAGAAGCAGAGCGCTTAA
- a CDS encoding sigma-54-dependent transcriptional regulator — protein MSKYDVVIVDDDASMAEVLGERLNKRGYNARFYTSAEEAFAGLEAQDAGVVITDLNMPGVNGIDFCRRLVDHRPNLPVIVITAFGTLETAVAAIRAGAYDFLTKPVDIEALTIALDRALEHRELREEVKRLREQVDGEGAGGDTAMIGESAPMRELFGMIDRVARSPASVLITGESGTGKELVAGALHKRSDRREKPFVAVNCAALPGSLLESELFGHVKGAFTDAREDKEGLFVRAHGGTLFLDEVGDLPLSLQPKLLRVLEERRVRPVGGSQEVEVDVRLVAATHRNLEHQVREGEFREDLYFRFNVIELSLPPLRERGKDVLLLAQHFIERFAERSDKAIRGLSAEAGRALMQYHWPGNVRELRNYIERAVVLALQEEISPEDLPPRVRGAGGDGRDAPYLDMLTWQSILGLDGLPTLEELEIRYVGYVLGRTGGNKSRAAEILGMDRTTLYRKIERHEIAPEDAGES, from the coding sequence ATGAGTAAGTACGATGTGGTCATTGTCGACGATGATGCCAGCATGGCCGAGGTGCTCGGGGAACGGCTGAATAAGCGCGGTTATAACGCCCGCTTCTACACCAGTGCCGAGGAGGCCTTTGCCGGACTGGAGGCGCAGGATGCCGGGGTGGTCATCACCGATTTGAATATGCCCGGGGTCAACGGCATTGATTTTTGCCGGCGTCTGGTCGACCACCGGCCCAATCTCCCGGTGATCGTGATCACGGCGTTCGGCACCCTGGAGACAGCGGTGGCCGCGATCCGCGCCGGCGCCTACGACTTTTTGACCAAGCCGGTTGATATTGAGGCGTTGACGATCGCCCTGGATCGCGCCCTGGAGCACCGGGAGTTACGCGAGGAGGTCAAACGCCTGCGCGAGCAGGTTGACGGGGAGGGCGCCGGCGGTGACACGGCAATGATTGGCGAGAGCGCTCCGATGCGCGAGCTCTTCGGCATGATCGATCGTGTGGCGCGCTCCCCGGCGTCGGTGCTGATCACCGGGGAGAGCGGCACGGGCAAAGAGCTTGTGGCAGGCGCGCTGCACAAGCGCAGCGACCGGCGCGAGAAGCCTTTTGTGGCCGTGAACTGCGCCGCGCTCCCGGGCAGCCTGCTTGAGAGCGAGCTCTTCGGGCATGTGAAAGGGGCCTTTACCGACGCGCGCGAAGACAAAGAGGGGCTCTTTGTGCGCGCCCACGGCGGCACGCTCTTTCTCGATGAGGTCGGCGATCTTCCGCTCTCCTTGCAGCCGAAGTTGTTGCGGGTGCTTGAGGAGCGGCGCGTGCGCCCGGTCGGGGGCAGTCAGGAGGTGGAGGTCGACGTGCGTCTTGTGGCCGCGACCCACCGTAACCTGGAGCATCAGGTGCGTGAGGGGGAGTTTCGCGAAGATCTTTATTTCCGCTTTAACGTCATCGAGCTCAGCCTGCCGCCTCTGCGCGAGCGTGGAAAAGATGTGCTGCTTTTAGCGCAGCATTTCATTGAGCGTTTTGCCGAGCGCTCGGACAAGGCCATCCGCGGGTTGTCGGCGGAGGCCGGTCGTGCGCTGATGCAGTACCACTGGCCGGGCAACGTGCGGGAGCTGCGCAACTACATTGAGCGCGCGGTGGTGCTGGCGCTTCAGGAAGAGATCTCGCCAGAGGATCTTCCTCCCCGGGTGCGCGGCGCCGGCGGAGACGGTCGCGACGCGCCGTATCTGGACATGCTCACCTGGCAGTCGATCCTGGGTCTCGACGGGCTGCCCACGCTCGAAGAGCTTGAGATCCGCTACGTCGGCTATGTGCTCGGTCGTACCGGGGGCAATAAGTCGCGGGCAGCCGAGATTCTGGGCATGGACCGCACCACGCTCTACCGCAAGATCGAGCGTCATGAGATTGCGCCAGAAGACGCCGGGGAGAGCTGA
- a CDS encoding L-erythro-3,5-diaminohexanoate dehydrogenase, whose amino-acid sequence MSERRGHDLGLHRVLEPEGALPQAAQRLDAESEAFDNEIVIDVQTLNIDSASFHQIIGELGRDEDKVAERVCSIVAERGKMQNPVTGSGGMLLGTVKAIGKDYKGPVELKVGQRVASLVSLTLTPLTIDRVIKVHLDADQMDIEGTAYLWPSSPIVAMPDDLPERVALSALDVCGAPAQTARLVAGQKRVLILGAGKSGMLCAASARATLGDQGKVYALDLYDTNLKLLREAGIVDDFRTANARVPTEVLQAVESMTGGELVDVVINTCNVSGTEMSAILPARDRGVVYFFNMATDFSRAALGSEGVGKDVDLLIGNGYAHGHAELTLKMVREFDVVRSRLESLTGEG is encoded by the coding sequence GTGAGCGAGCGACGTGGTCATGATCTGGGGTTGCATCGAGTCCTTGAGCCCGAAGGGGCGCTTCCGCAGGCTGCACAGCGCCTGGATGCCGAGAGCGAGGCTTTCGATAACGAAATCGTCATTGATGTGCAGACGCTCAACATCGATTCGGCCAGCTTCCACCAGATCATCGGCGAGCTGGGCCGCGATGAGGACAAGGTCGCCGAGCGGGTGTGCTCGATCGTCGCCGAGCGCGGCAAGATGCAAAACCCGGTCACCGGAAGCGGTGGCATGCTTCTGGGCACCGTCAAAGCCATCGGCAAAGACTACAAGGGACCGGTCGAGCTTAAGGTCGGCCAGCGTGTGGCTTCGCTTGTGAGCCTGACGCTGACCCCGCTTACGATCGACCGCGTCATCAAGGTGCACCTCGACGCCGACCAGATGGACATCGAGGGTACCGCCTACCTCTGGCCCTCCTCGCCCATTGTGGCGATGCCCGACGATCTGCCCGAGCGCGTGGCGCTCTCCGCACTCGATGTCTGCGGGGCCCCGGCGCAGACCGCGCGCCTGGTCGCCGGCCAAAAGCGCGTGTTGATCCTGGGCGCGGGCAAGTCCGGGATGCTCTGCGCGGCCAGCGCCCGCGCCACCCTGGGCGATCAGGGTAAGGTCTACGCCCTCGATCTTTATGACACCAACCTCAAACTGTTGCGTGAGGCGGGCATCGTTGACGACTTCCGCACCGCCAACGCCAGAGTCCCCACCGAGGTGCTCCAGGCCGTCGAATCGATGACCGGCGGGGAGCTGGTCGATGTGGTCATCAACACCTGCAACGTCAGCGGCACTGAGATGTCGGCGATTTTGCCGGCGCGGGACCGCGGCGTGGTCTATTTCTTCAACATGGCCACTGACTTCTCCCGCGCTGCGCTCGGCAGCGAGGGCGTGGGCAAAGACGTCGACCTGCTCATCGGCAACGGTTACGCCCACGGCCACGCCGAGCTTACCTTGAAGATGGTGCGCGAGTTTGACGTGGTGCGCAGCCGCCTGGAGTCGCTGACCGGGGAGGGCTGA
- a CDS encoding sensor histidine kinase encodes MRLTFKITLFFIGGICLIMAWQGYSRIDRESGLFEAQMRRDHYALGQPLAVMVRYGREEFGEDFALELVERSNQASERLRVRWVWAQTGTLERLRPEAPLDLNVLLEEGRAVSWIDRDQIDAGRLYTYVPVVVEEERVGAVELSESFAREQAYVRASKWRIVWTTLLMLVMASGLAMVTGLLFIARPVDALVARARSIGKGDLKTPLKLDGHGELSVLAMEMNLMSDQLVGASEKLEEETAARIQALQQLRHADRLKTVGTLAAGLAHELGTPLNVISMRAAMIEDREVEGDEIERNARIIGEQTSRITKIIRQLMDFARVRHLSKTRMEVGPVVEQAIELIRPIAEKRQVTMELSAEPQAFASDVDADQITQVLTNLLVNAMHACQKEGGRVEVALRAVRQSHPEEDEGQERDFVLVEVKDDGVGMREDALEQIFEPFFTTKAVGEGSGLGLSVSYGIVREHGGWIDVTSVEGQGSTFGVYLPIEERA; translated from the coding sequence ATGCGTCTTACGTTTAAGATCACGCTTTTTTTCATCGGCGGGATCTGTCTGATTATGGCCTGGCAGGGCTACTCGCGGATCGACCGCGAGTCGGGGCTCTTTGAGGCTCAGATGCGGCGGGATCATTATGCGCTGGGGCAACCCCTGGCGGTGATGGTGCGTTACGGCCGCGAGGAGTTCGGGGAGGACTTTGCGCTGGAGCTGGTGGAGCGCTCCAACCAGGCCAGCGAGCGGCTGCGGGTGCGCTGGGTGTGGGCGCAGACCGGCACTCTGGAGCGGCTGCGGCCGGAGGCGCCTCTGGACCTCAATGTGTTGCTGGAGGAGGGGCGGGCGGTCAGCTGGATCGACCGCGACCAGATCGACGCCGGCCGCCTCTACACCTATGTGCCCGTGGTGGTGGAAGAGGAAAGGGTGGGGGCGGTGGAACTCTCGGAGTCCTTTGCCCGCGAGCAGGCGTACGTGCGCGCCTCGAAGTGGCGCATCGTCTGGACGACGCTCCTGATGCTGGTGATGGCCAGCGGGCTGGCGATGGTCACCGGTCTGCTCTTTATCGCCCGGCCGGTCGACGCGCTGGTGGCCCGCGCGCGCTCGATTGGTAAGGGGGACCTGAAGACACCCTTGAAGCTCGACGGCCACGGTGAGCTCAGTGTGCTCGCCATGGAGATGAACCTGATGAGCGACCAGCTCGTCGGCGCCAGTGAGAAGTTGGAAGAAGAGACAGCTGCGCGTATTCAGGCGCTCCAACAGCTGCGTCACGCGGACCGTCTCAAAACGGTGGGCACGCTTGCCGCCGGCCTGGCCCACGAGCTGGGCACACCGCTTAACGTCATCTCGATGCGCGCGGCGATGATCGAAGATCGCGAAGTGGAGGGCGATGAGATCGAGCGCAACGCCCGCATCATCGGGGAGCAGACCTCGCGGATCACCAAGATCATCCGTCAATTGATGGATTTTGCCCGGGTGCGACACCTCAGTAAAACACGTATGGAGGTTGGCCCGGTGGTCGAGCAGGCCATTGAGCTGATTCGGCCCATCGCCGAGAAGCGTCAGGTTACGATGGAATTGAGTGCCGAGCCGCAGGCGTTTGCCAGCGATGTGGATGCCGATCAGATCACCCAGGTGCTCACAAACCTTTTGGTCAACGCCATGCACGCCTGTCAAAAGGAGGGCGGTCGGGTGGAGGTTGCGCTCAGAGCGGTGCGCCAGTCGCATCCCGAAGAGGATGAGGGCCAGGAGCGCGACTTTGTGCTGGTGGAGGTCAAAGACGACGGCGTGGGCATGCGTGAGGACGCGCTTGAGCAGATCTTTGAGCCCTTCTTTACCACCAAGGCCGTCGGTGAGGGCAGCGGGCTGGGGCTCTCGGTCTCGTATGGAATCGTGCGTGAGCACGGCGGCTGGATCGACGTGACGAGTGTAGAAGGTCAGGGAAGCACTTTTGGGGTGTACCTGCCGATTGAGGAGCGTGCATGA
- a CDS encoding tRNA1(Val) (adenine(37)-N6)-methyltransferase: MARKKRDIRHVEPTFKGWAVPGPLPDVARMMAFEAGEGESLDALSGHFRIFQLKKGHRFSTDDVLTAWYGTSWCPSAGTVLDLGSGIGSVGMTAAWRLRGARFVTVEAQQESVALARRSAAYNGLEDRYEIRQGDFRDPEVLAEDERFDLVLGSPPYWPLSDGTQGDHPQKVACRFEVRGSVADYAEVAAAHLNPGGVFACVFPVDRPQQKVRPWEAADNADMTIVRWRPVIFREGNPPLVGLFVMMRNADLPETVRGQTWEEPPLMIRDADGEVHPEYRAVKMSFGFAPLG, translated from the coding sequence ATGGCCCGAAAAAAGCGCGATATTCGACATGTGGAGCCGACCTTTAAGGGGTGGGCGGTGCCCGGTCCGCTGCCCGATGTGGCGCGGATGATGGCGTTTGAAGCTGGCGAGGGCGAATCGCTCGACGCGCTCAGCGGTCATTTTCGCATCTTCCAGCTCAAGAAAGGCCATCGTTTCTCCACCGACGACGTGCTCACCGCCTGGTACGGCACGTCCTGGTGTCCGAGCGCCGGTACGGTGCTGGATCTGGGGAGTGGCATTGGCTCGGTGGGAATGACGGCGGCCTGGCGCTTGCGCGGCGCGCGCTTTGTGACCGTCGAAGCGCAGCAAGAGAGCGTGGCGCTGGCGCGCCGCTCAGCGGCGTACAATGGCCTGGAAGATCGCTATGAGATTCGCCAGGGCGACTTTCGCGATCCAGAGGTTCTGGCCGAAGATGAGCGTTTTGACCTGGTGCTGGGCAGCCCGCCCTACTGGCCTTTGAGTGATGGCACCCAGGGGGACCACCCTCAGAAGGTGGCGTGCCGTTTTGAGGTGCGCGGCTCGGTGGCCGACTATGCCGAGGTGGCTGCCGCCCACCTCAACCCGGGCGGGGTCTTTGCCTGCGTCTTTCCCGTGGACAGGCCCCAGCAGAAAGTGCGTCCCTGGGAGGCTGCAGACAACGCAGACATGACCATCGTGCGCTGGCGACCGGTGATCTTCCGCGAGGGGAATCCCCCGCTTGTCGGGCTCTTCGTGATGATGCGAAACGCCGATCTTCCCGAGACCGTGCGCGGGCAAACCTGGGAAGAGCCACCGCTGATGATTCGCGACGCCGATGGCGAGGTTCACCCCGAGTATCGGGCGGTGAAGATGAGCTTTGGCTTTGCGCCGCTCGGCTAA
- a CDS encoding NUDIX hydrolase, whose protein sequence is MSSRFAPDRVRQRLGELGWEPAVHFDRVPGLEGRPLRQAAVLAPLCEVGQKLHLVFTERPVSMRQHSGEVSFPGGRRDPEDERLSDTALREAHEEIGLLPGDVELYGSLVRMPTISGYEVTTFVGEFIHPYDLVANPAEIEEMFMVPLEHLADPAFQRVETRSWDGVSYDLHVYEFEGHTIWGATGYMVSVLLDFLAGRRLDEGRWTAK, encoded by the coding sequence ATGAGCTCGCGCTTTGCGCCAGATCGGGTACGCCAGCGCCTGGGGGAGCTGGGCTGGGAGCCGGCGGTGCATTTCGACCGGGTGCCGGGCCTGGAGGGCCGCCCGCTGCGCCAGGCCGCCGTGCTCGCGCCGCTCTGCGAGGTCGGCCAGAAGCTGCACCTGGTCTTCACCGAGCGCCCGGTCTCCATGCGTCAGCACTCCGGGGAGGTGAGCTTCCCCGGAGGTCGTCGCGACCCGGAGGACGAGCGCTTGAGCGACACGGCGCTGCGCGAAGCTCATGAGGAGATCGGGCTTTTGCCCGGCGATGTGGAGCTTTACGGGTCCCTTGTGCGCATGCCCACGATCAGCGGCTACGAGGTCACAACCTTTGTCGGGGAGTTCATTCACCCCTATGACCTGGTGGCCAACCCGGCGGAGATCGAGGAGATGTTTATGGTGCCGCTGGAGCACCTGGCCGATCCGGCGTTTCAGCGCGTTGAGACGCGCAGCTGGGATGGCGTCTCCTACGATCTGCATGTTTATGAGTTTGAGGGCCACACCATCTGGGGAGCGACCGGGTATATGGTGAGCGTGCTCCTGGATTTTCTGGCCGGTCGCCGCCTCGATGAAGGGCGGTGGACGGCGAAGTGA